Below is a window of bacterium DNA.
CTCATTTCCACTAAAGGAGAAAACACCAGGGCGTCGTTGTCGTAAATTCTTACCGTCGTCTTGCGGTCCGCACGGACCAATTGCGGGCGGACCTCAGCTTGTGCGAAAACAGCAGCTGCCAGCAAGATCGGCATGACGATTGTTTTCCAGCGTTTCACTTTTTCCCTTTAAAATGATCGTTACAATCCCTGAACAGTATCATGACGAGGCCTTCTAGGCTGTCCACTGCAGAACCAATCAACAAGGCGACTATGGCTGATAAAAAAAGCCTAATGGAAAACGGCTGATCTGGGTCAAAGCCAACCCGTTGTTCTCCCGTCGGTCGCCGGCGCAATAGGCCAGTAGAACATGGTCACCGACGAACTCGACGGCGGTATAGCAGTACCAACCATGCGGATTATCATGAATGGTTTTTAGGTTCATCCATGTCTGTCCTTCATCTTTGGAAACAGCCGCAGTGAACGGCGTGCGTTTGCCTTTCAGCGCAGGGTCGATGCGCTCGTGGTTGTTCCACAGCAACAGCAGATCGCCGGTTTGTGGTATCCTCTCGATGGAGGCGGGGGACAGAGGCGATATCAGGTTCGAAGGCTGCAAAGCAGACCAGGTTTCACCCCGGTCCCTGGAATAGCCGATGTACTGCGAGCCGGCGTCGGTCCGGCAGAAGAGCAGCAGCCGGTGATCCTTCAGCTCCACGATCCCGGGTTCCTGCAGGGTCACCTTTTTAGAGTCTGAGGCGTTTGCCGCAGGGGCGCACTGACCTTTGTGCCACGTGCGGCCGTGGTCGTCGGAATAAGCGCAGAGAATTTGCGCCTGGCCGGTCCATTTCGACCAACCGGCTGCATAATGCAGCGCCAGCGGCAGCAGTAACCGGCCGTCCTGCATGCGCACCACCCGGTCGTTGTTCATCACATAATAGCTCGAATCCTCTTTTGGAAAAACCTCCAAAGCTTTTCCCCAGGTCTGACCTTCATCGCCGGACAACCGCAGCAACGGACGGCAGTCTTGCCAGGAATTTTTACGCAGATAAAACAACCCGATGGTGTCCGGAGTGATCCGTTCCAGGGACACGGACATGACGTTCATCGCGCCTTCCTGGGCGACCAAAATCATGTCGTCCTGACTCCAGGTTTTTCCCTGATCATGGGAAATGCGTTGAGCCAGGTGGGCTGTCGCTTCGTCGGCGGCGCCTGCGGTGAAATGGGTGTAAACGAAAAGCAGATCACCGTTCTTCAAAGGAATAAAATCCCCCTCGCTGTTGCGTGGATTCGCAGCGCTGGGCGCCAACCGCAGAACGGTCTGCATTGTATTTTCAGAGACTGTCGCTCGAGGGGCTTGCGAGCAGGCGACGAAGAACGAAAGACAGGAAAAAACCGCGATGCGTTTCATAGTGTGTAACCCTTAAACTTGCATCGATGAATGAAGGCTTATTGGAAGGACCCGGGCGATTTTCACAAACGCGTTGCATGCTGATATAAATTCGGAAACACAGCCGCCGGTCACCGCTGCGGCCGGAGCCGCGGCATGCGCTCGTGCAAATTCGGAATAGGGGCCTCAAGCCAGTTCGCATGCACCAGCCCCGCACTCCAATTTAACGCCGGCGGTTGTTCTGTGCTGAAAAACCGGTTAAAACCGCTTACTCGGTCTTGAAGCATTTGACAGGAAAATTCCTTTTTCGCCACACGGACGTCAAACAAAAATTGGATATAGTCCCAGATGGAGTTCGTAGCCTGTTTACGATCGTTTCCCGGCGTCCACTTGCGCGCGATTTTGGCATGGACCTGCGGATCCGTGGCGCGACGGCCGGCAGTGAGCTGCCAGGCTGTACAAGCCGCTTGCTGATTCTCAGGGCCGCTGATCAGTTTTCGCAAAGAATCCGCTTTGGCCGCAGTGATGACCGCCAAAAGGCGCTCCACCGTGGATAGATTCATGTTGGTGCGAGTAAAGTGCCGCCATTCGGCATGGCCGCCCATCACCGAATCGGGCGGCCAGGTCTGCGGCGCATCATAGCGCAGATAGCGGAACTGCCACCCGCACACCGGCGTGCCATCCTCCAGATACTGGTATGCCCAGCCGCCCGGTTTTTCAATGGCTTTTAACCAATCATAGCCCTGACGTAGAATGTCGGCATAACGTTCATCGGCGGTGAGCGCATAGAACCAGGCCGCATGAGGAGCGACAAAACGAACAAAGGTACGCGGTTCGATGGCCGGCATTTCAAAATGGCGCGCCTGAATCGGCTGATTGTAATAATCATATTGCTGACACCAGCCGCAAACCGCGCCCTTACCCAAACGCGTATCGAAAATCCATTGGCCGATGCCGCCGAGTTTTGCCAGATATTTGCCATCGCCGGTCAGGGCCCAGGCGTGCAACATCTGCATGGCTGAGTTGGTGGTCGCGCCGTCATTATAAGAGCCGCCGACGCGTACGCCGCGCTGGCTGGTCCATGCGCCCTGAAAGGAGGTCAGCGACAGATCATATTCATCCGGCCAGCTGCCGTTGTCGTTTTGAATGGAAAGCATCAGATCGGCGTTGCGCACAGCCGCATCACGATATTTTAAATTTCCGCTGAGACGATATGCGTAAAGCAGCAGAAAAAAGGGTTCAGACTGATGGCCGTCCTGAATGCGGACCACATAATCGAGCCAGGGAACCCAGGTGCGGCCGTCCGGATCGACGATATACGTCTGCGCCCAGAACCCTCGTTCTAGTTGGGCTTGCACCAGCCAATCGGCATAACCCAATCCCTGGCGCAGGAGCGTGGAATCGCCGGTGACCAGAAAGCCGCTCAGCAACGCAGCGGCCTGGACCACGGCACCGCCGTTGGCCAGATCGACCTTGATGCCGCCGGGCTGCACATGCTGTGAAAACGGAAACGGTTCTTCCCCGCTTATACGGGTGCGCGCCGGATTGCGCGGAATGCCGTGCACCGCTTCTGCAGCGATGAATCGGCCGTAAGCGCCAATCTGTTTCGCCGCATGATGCAGCAGAGCCGGATCAATGGCAGCGAAGCCGGCTGTCCCTTTGTTCGCGTTGCGACTGTTCTGGCCGAAAGCCGCGATCCACAGCAGTCCGGTGACAAGAAAGAGTGCGATTCTATTGATCATTTTGGGCGATCTTTGTCATGTTCTGCGGCCTGTGCGTTTACATGCCCAAAGGGCGAGACGCCGCACAGACTGCATGGGATTCACGCGTCCGTTGAAGCCGGTGAGGATGAGCCGGATTAAACCTGAGGCAGGACCAGCTTTTCCAGCCAATTGATAAACTCGCGCTGGCGAATGGCGGCGTCGAGCACATGTTCATCGATTCCCAACTGCCAGCGCAGATCCTTGCGGCTGGGATTGCTGAACAGGGTCTCCAGCTGTTCCACGTAACGGTTCAAATCCTCTGAACCGCTGAAAAAACCGGCGCGAATCAGCCGTTCCGCTCTGGCGACGATGAGCCGGGCCACTTCGTGCAGATCATACTCTGGATGATACTGAGTTGCCCAGAATTCGCCGTTGTCATGTTTGACCGCCACGGCCTGCACGCGGGAGAAATCGTTGCTCGCCAGCCACAGGCCGCCGGCCGGCAGCTCGGTGATCTCGTCGTCATGGCTGATAAAACCGTCAAAGACCGGGGGCTTCCCCTCATACATCGGGTGTTTGCGGCCCTGTTCGGTCAAATAGACCTTGCGCGCCAAACCCATCTCCCGGCCTTTAGGATTCGGTGCCACCTGGCCGCCGGCGGCATACACCGCGATCTGCGCACCCCAGCAGGTGCCGAACTGCGGCACGCCGACATGATAGGCCCGACGGACCAGGTCAAGAATTTTCGTCACCCGTTCATCATGGGTGTGGTACACAGTCAGATTGCAGCCCGGCCAGAGCACGCCGGCGTATGCTTCAAGCTCCTTTTCTCCTGGCAAGGTCACGCCCGGATCGCTGGAATAGAACAAATTGTATTTCGCTTCCAGCGCATATTTTTTCAGCATGTTCACATAGAGCATTCCCGCCACGGTCATACCGACCTGATTGAACTGCTCCCGACTCTCCTGAGGATAAGCGTCTACAATAATAAACTTTAATTCTCTTTTCATTTCCCGTTCTCTTCTTTCCGGTTCAAAGCATCCACCAATTCCGGCAATCGTCGATAATCGTTAAAGACCGCATCGGCGCTGCTGTTCGCAGCGCCGCGATCCACGGCAGCGGTGCACAACAGCGCATGCATGCCGACCTGCCGAGGTCCGAGGATATCGTTATGCTCGCGGTCACCGATGTGCACCATCTCATGAGCCGCCAATCGCAACTTTTCCATGGCGGTCTTGAACACGATCGGCGCCGGTTTGGAATAACCGATCTCATCGGAAAAAATAAAAGCATCGAAACAAGAAAGCAGCCCTTCATCCGCCAGCAACGTGCGCAAACAGCGGCCGGGACTGAAAATCGCGTCCGAGATCACCGCCAGCTTGTAGCGTTTGTGCAAAGCGGCCAGCGCTTCGTGCACGCCCGGAACAAAATCAGGCCTGAACTCGAGCTCCATCTCTTCATGCAGCCGGACCAGTTCCAGCCGTTCCGCTTCGGGCAGCTCGCGCTTCAGCGCCTTGAAGATGATATCGAGCCGTTCACGGACGGTCCAGGTGACGTGGTGATCGTGCCACACCTTGCGAAACGCCGCATCCGCTGCGTTATAGACCACCTCAACCGTTGCCGGATCGATGGGCTGATGTTGCGCGAGAAAGCGATGCACCAACTGGCGCCGTTCCACCGCTTTGCTGGGCCGGCCGGCAGCCCGGCGCTTGGGTTCATCCGAATCGTCGATGAATACCGTATCCCACAGATCAAACGTAATCCCTTTAATCATTCTGTGCAGCCGCCCCTCCGGTTAAATCAGTTTTTTCAAAAGATCGGCCACATCGCCCGGGACCACCTTGCGCGGATTGCCTGAGCAACAGGGATCTTCGAGCGCATACGCTTCCAGCTTGGGAATCATCGACGCCGGAATGTTGAAGGATTTCAGGTCTGTGGGCATGCCGACGCCGGTCAGCCACTGGCTCAGGAGCTCGATAAACGACTCGGCGTTGCGTTGGCCGCCCAACAGCATGGAGAGATGCGCCAGCTTTTCCGCCACGCTTTTTTCCTGCATGTTATAAATCATCACTTCCTTCAGAACAGCGGCGTTCGCCAAACCATGATGCAGATCAAAATAGACGCCGAGGCCGTGAGCGATCGAATGATTGATGCCCAAGCTTTTTTGAAATGCCGTGGCGCCCATGGCAGAGGCCATCAACATCTCGCCGCGCGCCGCCAGATTTTTACCGTCCTTAACCGCGATGGGCAGATTGTGGTACGCCCGAACCATGGCCTCTTTGGCAATGCCGTCCGCCAACGGATGATAGGCATCCGCCACATAGGCCTCCAGATTGTGCACGAATGCGTCCACTCCGGTGGCAGCGGTCAACTTGGCCGGCAGGGTGACGGTCAATTCAGGATCGAGCACCGCGATGTTGGGCATGAAATAGGGCGAAAAAATGATGGTCTTTTTGTTTGTGCTTTTAAGGGTGATCACGCTGCTGCGGCCCACTTCGCTGCCGGTGCCGGCGGTAGTGGGTATGGCGTAGAACGGCGGCATGTTATTGGAGATGTATTGCGAGCCGTCTTTCATGTCATCGTATTTCTCCAGCGGACCTTCGTGCGTGGCCATACATTTGACCGCTTTGGCCACATCCAGAGCGGATCCGCCGCCCAGGCCGAGCACGAACTCAGCGCCGGCCGCCTTGAACGCCTTGGCACCGTCATAGACGTTGTCGTCCACCGGGTTGGGCTTCACATCGCTGAAGGTGGCAAGCTCGATACCGACGGCTTTAAAATAACCGCGCACCGTATCGCCGAGGCCGGCTTGCTCTACGCCCTTGTCGGATACCAATAGGCCTTTCTTCAAGCCGCTCTGCGCCAAGGTTTTCGCCACATCTTTGGCAGCGCCCGGGCCGTATTCGATGCGGGTGGGGAAATTATAACCATGTCGTTTCGTAGGCATATGTTCAGTACTCCTGTTATTTGGTTTTATAACGCAGATGATAAGATTTCGGTCGGGTGATGTGTTCGAAACCGACTATAGACAACGTGCAGCCCCGGCCGGTGTCCTTGACGCCGGTCCAGGCCAGGTATGGATCCAGGTAATCGCAGCGGTTCATAAAACAGGTGCCGGTGGCGATGGCGTCGCTGATTCTGACCGCCGCCGCTTCATCCTCGGTCCAGACCGAGGCCGTCAATCCATACGGGCTGTCGTTCATCAACTCAATGGCCTGCTCGTCGTTTTTAACTTTCATAATGCCGACCACCGGCCCAAAGGTCTCCTCTTTCATCACATCCATGCTGTGATCCACATCCACCAGAATCTGCGGCGCCAGATAATTGCCGCCCAGCTTAGTGTTTGGAAACAGCGTCGGATCGATCAGGGCACGGCCGCCTTTGGCCAGCGCCTGGGCGATGTGAGCGCGTACCGTATCTGCTCCGCTGCGTTTGGCCATGGGTCCCAGGGTGGTCTCGGGATTCAGCGGATTGTCCAGCCGGTACTGCTTGGTCAGCTCCACGCAACCCTCGAAGAACCGGTCGTAGAGCGACTCGTGCACATAGATGCGCTCGATGCCGCAGCAGGATTGTCCGGAATTATAAAATGCGCCGTCCACCAGATTCTCCACCGCAAAAGGCAGGTTGGCGTCGGCCCGCACATAGGCCGGATCCTTG
It encodes the following:
- a CDS encoding iron-containing alcohol dehydrogenase, whose translation is MPTKRHGYNFPTRIEYGPGAAKDVAKTLAQSGLKKGLLVSDKGVEQAGLGDTVRGYFKAVGIELATFSDVKPNPVDDNVYDGAKAFKAAGAEFVLGLGGGSALDVAKAVKCMATHEGPLEKYDDMKDGSQYISNNMPPFYAIPTTAGTGSEVGRSSVITLKSTNKKTIIFSPYFMPNIAVLDPELTVTLPAKLTAATGVDAFVHNLEAYVADAYHPLADGIAKEAMVRAYHNLPIAVKDGKNLAARGEMLMASAMGATAFQKSLGINHSIAHGLGVYFDLHHGLANAAVLKEVMIYNMQEKSVAEKLAHLSMLLGGQRNAESFIELLSQWLTGVGMPTDLKSFNIPASMIPKLEAYALEDPCCSGNPRKVVPGDVADLLKKLI
- a CDS encoding type 1 glutamine amidotransferase gives rise to the protein MKRELKFIIVDAYPQESREQFNQVGMTVAGMLYVNMLKKYALEAKYNLFYSSDPGVTLPGEKELEAYAGVLWPGCNLTVYHTHDERVTKILDLVRRAYHVGVPQFGTCWGAQIAVYAAGGQVAPNPKGREMGLARKVYLTEQGRKHPMYEGKPPVFDGFISHDDEITELPAGGLWLASNDFSRVQAVAVKHDNGEFWATQYHPEYDLHEVARLIVARAERLIRAGFFSGSEDLNRYVEQLETLFSNPSRKDLRWQLGIDEHVLDAAIRQREFINWLEKLVLPQV
- a CDS encoding exo-alpha-sialidase, yielding MKRIAVFSCLSFFVACSQAPRATVSENTMQTVLRLAPSAANPRNSEGDFIPLKNGDLLFVYTHFTAGAADEATAHLAQRISHDQGKTWSQDDMILVAQEGAMNVMSVSLERITPDTIGLFYLRKNSWQDCRPLLRLSGDEGQTWGKALEVFPKEDSSYYVMNNDRVVRMQDGRLLLPLALHYAAGWSKWTGQAQILCAYSDDHGRTWHKGQCAPAANASDSKKVTLQEPGIVELKDHRLLLFCRTDAGSQYIGYSRDRGETWSALQPSNLISPLSPASIERIPQTGDLLLLWNNHERIDPALKGKRTPFTAAVSKDEGQTWMNLKTIHDNPHGWYCYTAVEFVGDHVLLAYCAGDRRENNGLALTQISRFPLGFFYQP
- a CDS encoding HAD family hydrolase, with the translated sequence MIKGITFDLWDTVFIDDSDEPKRRAAGRPSKAVERRQLVHRFLAQHQPIDPATVEVVYNAADAAFRKVWHDHHVTWTVRERLDIIFKALKRELPEAERLELVRLHEEMELEFRPDFVPGVHEALAALHKRYKLAVISDAIFSPGRCLRTLLADEGLLSCFDAFIFSDEIGYSKPAPIVFKTAMEKLRLAAHEMVHIGDREHNDILGPRQVGMHALLCTAAVDRGAANSSADAVFNDYRRLPELVDALNRKEENGK